The following proteins are co-located in the Polymorphospora rubra genome:
- a CDS encoding BtrH N-terminal domain-containing protein, with amino-acid sequence MIIENVAFPAGRHCETTTLGALLRHEGLDLSEPMLFGLGEGLGFVYWDARTMDFPFLGGRSKPASIIRTVADRLGLTLHIQETASPRRAWQNVAAALTTGRPVGLQLDSYHLEYFTTKVHFGGHFVALYGYDDTHAYLVDTAQQGGAVTTTLASLERARGERGPMTARNLSFTIAGPAGRPGLDDAVRTAIRNNARTFLDPPIANLGHRGIAKAARQVTRWLDRSSDPSRDLPLAAALMERGGTGGALFRTMYRDFLAECAAIVDDDNLRLGHRLYAEIAPLWTEVSRHIAAAGETGDPDHLARASAILTDLADRERDAMQTLSAVRVD; translated from the coding sequence ATGATCATCGAGAATGTGGCGTTCCCCGCCGGTCGGCACTGTGAGACCACCACGCTCGGCGCCCTGCTGCGCCACGAGGGCCTCGACCTGTCCGAGCCCATGCTGTTCGGCCTCGGCGAGGGTCTGGGCTTCGTCTACTGGGACGCCAGGACCATGGACTTTCCGTTCCTCGGCGGCCGGAGCAAGCCGGCCTCGATCATCCGGACCGTGGCCGACCGGCTGGGGCTGACGCTGCACATCCAGGAGACCGCCTCGCCCCGCAGGGCCTGGCAGAACGTCGCCGCCGCCCTCACCACCGGACGGCCGGTCGGCCTGCAACTGGACTCCTACCACCTGGAGTACTTCACCACGAAGGTCCACTTCGGCGGCCACTTCGTCGCGCTGTACGGCTACGACGACACCCACGCCTACCTGGTCGACACCGCCCAGCAGGGCGGCGCCGTGACGACGACGCTGGCGAGCCTGGAACGGGCCCGTGGCGAACGCGGGCCGATGACCGCCCGTAACCTGTCTTTCACGATCGCCGGGCCGGCCGGCCGGCCCGGTCTGGACGACGCCGTCCGGACGGCGATCCGCAACAACGCGCGCACCTTTCTCGACCCACCGATCGCCAATCTGGGCCACCGCGGCATCGCCAAGGCGGCCCGGCAGGTGACGCGGTGGCTCGACCGCTCGAGCGACCCGTCCCGTGACCTTCCGCTGGCCGCGGCGCTGATGGAACGCGGCGGGACCGGCGGGGCGCTGTTCCGCACCATGTACCGCGACTTCCTCGCCGAATGCGCCGCGATCGTCGATGACGACAACCTCCGCCTCGGTCATCGGCTGTACGCCGAGATCGCCCCGTTGTGGACCGAGGTCTCCCGGCACATCGCAGCCGCCGGCGAGACCGGCGACCCGGACCACCTCGCCCGGGCCTCGGCGATCCTCACCGACCTCGCGGACCGGGAACGCGACGCCATGCAGACCCTGAGCGCCGTCCGCGTCGACTGA
- a CDS encoding MerR family transcriptional regulator, whose protein sequence is MTIGVFARATRLSVRVLRNYDRLGLLVPAWVDPDTGYRRYGVDQFPRAGLIRRLREMEVPLPEIAEILAADVPEQARAVIERHRDRVAARAARLDEIAGRLGAVLAEPGRVPGWLHVYERWRAAQPTARTVVRTPLSGLAAALAPGFARLFAGLAEQGIEPAGPPGTRYLGDDPDAAGWEVELFVPVGRPPRPTATIAAGKLAGCLLAATVHEGGYDEVDTAYRSLGRWIAEQDRVLAGPAEESYLVPPAPGVSTAALRTEVAWPVHPSSSPPRTADQEIE, encoded by the coding sequence ATGACGATCGGGGTTTTCGCGCGGGCGACCCGGCTGTCCGTACGGGTGCTGCGCAACTACGACCGGCTCGGTCTGCTGGTCCCGGCGTGGGTCGATCCCGACACCGGCTACCGCCGGTACGGCGTCGACCAGTTCCCCCGTGCCGGGCTGATCCGGCGGCTGCGAGAAATGGAGGTGCCGTTGCCCGAGATCGCCGAGATCCTGGCGGCCGACGTCCCGGAGCAGGCCCGCGCCGTCATCGAGCGGCACCGGGACCGCGTGGCCGCGCGGGCGGCCCGGCTGGACGAGATCGCCGGACGGTTGGGGGCCGTGCTGGCCGAGCCGGGGCGCGTGCCGGGCTGGCTGCACGTGTACGAGCGGTGGCGCGCCGCCCAGCCCACCGCCCGCACGGTGGTGCGTACCCCGCTGAGCGGGCTGGCCGCGGCGCTGGCGCCCGGGTTCGCGCGCCTGTTCGCCGGCCTCGCCGAGCAGGGGATCGAACCGGCGGGACCGCCCGGGACCCGATACCTCGGCGACGACCCCGACGCGGCGGGGTGGGAGGTGGAGTTGTTCGTACCGGTGGGGCGCCCACCCCGGCCGACCGCGACGATCGCGGCCGGGAAACTGGCCGGCTGCCTGCTCGCCGCGACCGTCCACGAGGGCGGCTACGACGAGGTCGACACCGCCTACCGGTCGCTGGGGCGCTGGATCGCCGAGCAGGACCGGGTGCTGGCGGGCCCGGCCGAGGAGAGCTACCTCGTCCCGCCCGCGCCCGGCGTGTCCACGGCCGCACTCCGCACGGAGGTCGCCTGGCCGGTCCACCCCTCGTCCAGCCCGCCCCGGACAGCAGATCAGGAAATCGAATGA
- a CDS encoding GrpB family protein yields the protein MIDHSHIGTSVSTRKGDAMRLPPLPAPSAPLTPEQMARRAVGDRTLDVPVKPISIRPYDPNWPARYRHEEGRIRATLGVRALAVEHVGSTAVPGLPAKDRLDIDLIVADPADEEAYVPDLAAAGYVLRTREPHWYEHRCLWTDGHDVNLHVFGPDCDEYLRHIIFRDWLRSHPDDRDRYAARKYEAAAAHPLSASRYRHAKAAVVVEILKRAGLR from the coding sequence GTGATCGACCATTCGCACATCGGCACGTCCGTGTCGACCCGGAAAGGTGACGCCATGCGCCTGCCCCCACTGCCCGCCCCGTCAGCGCCGCTCACACCGGAGCAGATGGCCCGACGCGCGGTCGGTGATCGCACCCTGGACGTGCCGGTCAAGCCCATCAGCATCCGTCCGTACGATCCGAACTGGCCGGCACGCTACCGACACGAAGAGGGCCGTATCCGGGCGACGCTCGGCGTCCGCGCCCTCGCTGTCGAACACGTCGGCTCCACCGCCGTGCCGGGACTGCCCGCGAAGGACCGCCTCGACATCGATCTGATCGTCGCTGACCCGGCCGACGAGGAGGCCTACGTACCGGATCTGGCCGCTGCGGGATACGTGCTGCGCACACGGGAGCCGCACTGGTATGAACACCGTTGTCTGTGGACCGACGGTCACGACGTCAATCTGCACGTGTTCGGTCCCGACTGTGACGAGTACCTTCGCCACATCATCTTTCGTGACTGGCTTCGCAGCCACCCCGATGACCGGGATCGCTATGCGGCAAGGAAGTACGAAGCCGCCGCGGCGCATCCTCTCTCAGCATCGCGCTACCGGCATGCCAAAGCCGCAGTCGTGGTCGAGATCCTCAAACGGGCCGGGTTGCGCTGA
- a CDS encoding GNAT family N-acetyltransferase, which translates to MAEPGSVAWPPAPIRTERLVLREPEARDRPAVIELFASPEVGTYIGGPRPRDELERAVPEVPGRRPGHFVVDLDGAMIGTVTLDRRDTERPGHVLSGAGQAELGYMFLPRAWGHGYAGEACAAALDWFAGAFPDESVVLRTQIANDRSMRLAAKLRFSEVERFEEYGAEQWLGVWSPVPPSG; encoded by the coding sequence ATGGCTGAACCCGGCTCCGTGGCCTGGCCGCCTGCCCCGATCAGGACCGAGCGGCTCGTGCTCCGTGAGCCCGAGGCCCGGGACCGTCCAGCGGTCATCGAGCTGTTCGCCTCGCCGGAGGTGGGCACCTACATCGGTGGCCCTCGACCGCGTGACGAGCTCGAGCGCGCGGTGCCCGAGGTGCCCGGGCGACGCCCCGGCCATTTCGTGGTCGATCTCGACGGAGCGATGATCGGCACGGTCACGCTCGATCGGCGCGACACGGAGCGTCCGGGTCACGTCCTCTCTGGTGCCGGGCAGGCCGAGCTCGGCTACATGTTCCTGCCGCGGGCGTGGGGCCACGGGTACGCCGGCGAGGCGTGCGCGGCGGCACTCGACTGGTTCGCCGGCGCGTTCCCCGACGAGTCCGTGGTGCTGCGCACCCAGATCGCCAACGACCGCTCGATGCGCCTCGCGGCGAAGCTGCGGTTCTCCGAGGTGGAGCGGTTCGAGGAGTACGGCGCCGAGCAGTGGTTGGGCGTGTGGTCCCCGGTCCCGCCATCCGGCTGA
- a CDS encoding NAD(P)H-binding protein: MTNTPITVIGGTGKTGRRVVAQLRRAGHEPRAASRSAATRFDWTDRDTWPAAVEGAGAVYVTPYDPGDGDLLKAFTDVAVHAGVRRLVLLSAREWVDIHDTAALAREDAVRDCGADWTILRPTWFAQNFSEEPFFSDGVRAGELAHGTGDGRHPFVDVEDIAAVAVAALTGEGHGGRTYDLSGPRALTVAEALAEISTAADRPIRPVPLPLQAYREHLTGLGYPQEAAAGVAGLSALIRDGDDAYVSDGVWRALGRPARDFADYVAATDWTG, from the coding sequence ATGACGAACACACCGATCACGGTCATCGGCGGCACCGGCAAGACCGGCCGGCGGGTGGTCGCCCAGCTCAGGCGGGCCGGTCACGAGCCGAGGGCGGCCTCCCGCAGCGCGGCGACCCGTTTCGACTGGACCGACCGGGACACCTGGCCGGCGGCCGTCGAAGGCGCCGGGGCCGTCTATGTGACACCGTACGACCCCGGCGACGGCGACCTGTTGAAGGCGTTCACCGACGTCGCCGTACACGCCGGGGTGCGGCGCCTCGTGCTGCTGTCCGCACGCGAATGGGTGGACATCCACGACACCGCGGCACTGGCCCGTGAGGACGCGGTGCGTGACTGCGGGGCGGACTGGACGATCCTGCGCCCGACCTGGTTCGCGCAGAACTTCAGCGAGGAACCGTTCTTCAGCGACGGTGTCCGGGCCGGTGAGCTGGCCCACGGCACCGGCGACGGCCGGCACCCGTTCGTCGACGTCGAGGACATCGCCGCCGTGGCCGTCGCCGCGCTCACCGGAGAAGGCCACGGCGGGCGGACCTACGACCTCTCCGGCCCGCGCGCCCTCACCGTCGCCGAGGCGCTGGCCGAGATCTCGACCGCCGCCGACCGGCCGATCCGGCCGGTTCCACTCCCGCTGCAGGCCTACCGGGAGCACCTGACCGGTCTCGGATACCCGCAGGAGGCGGCCGCCGGGGTCGCCGGCCTGAGTGCGCTGATCCGCGACGGCGACGACGCGTACGTCTCCGACGGGGTGTGGCGGGCGCTCGGCCGCCCGGCGCGCGACTTCGCCGACTACGTCGCAGCCACCGACTGGACCGGCTGA
- a CDS encoding AraC family transcriptional regulator yields MDALTGLLDQVRSTGALFGRNIMGSPWAIGFADGAPLTLVTMPRGDGWVVPTGAEPVRLATGDLAVVAGPAPFTVSGDRTPDIAPLYVLHGPNECRSADGGELAPDSIHLGVRTCGDRLDGPNVLLTGTYQVAGGLSGRLLAALPRVLVVPYDGRPRPLLELAESEIGRDDPGQQAVLDRLLDLLLIATLREWFARPGSSPPAWYRALSDPVVGAALRALHDDPARPWTVAALAREARVSRATFARRFTDLLGEPPMAYLTGWRLNLAADLLRRTDATVDSVARQVGYSTAYALSAAFKRHFGTRPTEHRATTAAA; encoded by the coding sequence ATGGATGCGCTCACCGGTCTGCTGGACCAGGTCCGTTCCACCGGAGCGCTGTTCGGCCGCAACATCATGGGTTCACCCTGGGCGATCGGGTTCGCCGACGGTGCGCCGCTGACCCTGGTGACGATGCCGCGCGGAGACGGCTGGGTCGTGCCTACCGGCGCCGAACCCGTCCGCCTTGCCACCGGTGACCTGGCGGTCGTCGCCGGACCCGCCCCGTTCACCGTGAGCGGCGACCGGACACCCGACATCGCCCCGCTCTACGTCCTGCACGGCCCGAACGAGTGCCGGTCCGCGGACGGCGGGGAGTTGGCCCCCGACTCGATCCATCTCGGGGTACGGACCTGTGGCGACCGGCTCGACGGTCCGAACGTTCTGCTCACCGGCACCTACCAGGTCGCCGGTGGGCTCTCCGGGCGGCTGCTGGCCGCGCTGCCAAGGGTGCTGGTGGTGCCTTACGATGGCCGGCCCCGCCCACTGCTGGAACTGGCCGAGTCTGAGATCGGCCGCGACGACCCGGGCCAGCAGGCCGTGCTGGACCGACTGCTGGATCTGCTGCTGATCGCCACGCTGCGCGAGTGGTTCGCCCGTCCCGGCTCGTCGCCACCAGCCTGGTACCGGGCGCTGTCCGACCCGGTCGTCGGTGCCGCCCTGCGCGCGCTGCACGACGACCCCGCGCGCCCCTGGACGGTGGCGGCCCTGGCACGGGAGGCACGGGTGTCCCGGGCCACCTTCGCCCGCCGCTTCACCGATCTGCTCGGCGAGCCACCGATGGCCTACCTCACCGGCTGGCGACTCAACCTCGCGGCAGATCTGCTGCGGCGCACCGACGCCACCGTCGACTCGGTTGCCCGGCAGGTCGGCTATTCCACGGCGTACGCCCTGAGCGCCGCGTTCAAGCGGCACTTCGGCACCCGCCCCACCGAGCACCGCGCGACCACCGCCGCGGCCTGA
- a CDS encoding M28 family peptidase: protein MSSLDETVTPPHDSSPSVGSTSLNRRRMLTVALGGAATVALPAPAWATDDQRPGAHRPPRLTPQDRKVIAQLSTRRALDHLTVLSEDIGPRIGGTESERRAAHYIASQLDHFGYDTTLQPFPVADKFLAQLSSPAGLPDDLNWQAGASAQAALDTTVTASVIDVGAGAAADFTADVSGKIVLVNYVAAQREQLAARAVAAGAVGLIFLPTDGIEPRRASAFSPSMPTPLAIPVVGVAQAQKHRLRALLATGPLTLTIATTAHRGLTSHNVLAERRGRSGAGGPVVMVSAHYDTVIGAPGANDDGSGTVLCLELARVLKAIPINATVRFGLWGSEEQGLIGSRYYVRELPQSERDRIVAVYQNDMVATSWDPATRYWLLSFTGQSNRATDEVAAAAQRLGYQPRISPVTQRGASDHQSFQEVGIASANFSWRGEESPALLEPPYHSPEDTIAKNISLERLQVSMELIGCATYATAGH from the coding sequence TTGTCTTCGCTCGACGAAACCGTGACACCCCCGCACGACTCGTCCCCTTCTGTCGGCTCCACCTCGCTCAACCGGCGACGGATGCTGACCGTCGCCCTCGGCGGCGCCGCCACCGTGGCGCTGCCCGCGCCGGCGTGGGCCACGGACGACCAGCGGCCGGGCGCGCACCGCCCACCCAGGCTCACCCCGCAGGACCGCAAGGTCATCGCCCAACTCTCCACCAGGCGGGCCCTCGACCACCTCACGGTGCTTTCCGAGGACATCGGGCCGCGGATCGGCGGCACCGAATCCGAGCGCCGGGCGGCGCACTACATCGCCAGCCAGCTCGACCACTTCGGCTACGACACGACCCTGCAGCCGTTCCCGGTGGCCGACAAGTTCCTCGCCCAGCTCAGCTCCCCCGCCGGTCTGCCCGACGACCTCAACTGGCAGGCCGGCGCCAGCGCACAGGCCGCCCTGGACACCACCGTCACCGCCTCGGTGATCGACGTCGGGGCAGGCGCGGCCGCCGACTTCACCGCCGACGTCAGCGGCAAGATCGTACTGGTCAACTACGTCGCCGCCCAGCGCGAACAGCTGGCCGCCCGCGCGGTGGCCGCCGGCGCGGTCGGGCTGATCTTCCTCCCGACCGACGGGATCGAGCCCCGCCGGGCGTCGGCGTTCTCCCCCTCCATGCCCACGCCACTGGCGATCCCGGTGGTCGGCGTCGCCCAGGCCCAGAAGCACCGGCTGCGGGCCCTGCTGGCCACCGGCCCGCTCACCCTGACCATCGCCACCACCGCACACCGCGGGCTGACCTCGCACAACGTGCTGGCGGAGCGGCGCGGACGGTCCGGCGCCGGCGGCCCGGTGGTCATGGTCAGCGCGCACTACGACACGGTCATCGGCGCGCCGGGCGCCAACGACGACGGCTCCGGCACCGTGCTGTGCCTGGAGCTGGCCCGGGTACTGAAGGCCATTCCGATCAACGCCACCGTCCGGTTCGGCCTGTGGGGCTCCGAGGAGCAGGGCCTGATCGGCTCGCGCTACTACGTCCGCGAGCTGCCGCAGTCCGAGCGGGACCGGATCGTCGCCGTCTACCAGAACGACATGGTCGCCACGAGCTGGGACCCGGCGACGCGCTACTGGCTGCTGTCCTTCACCGGCCAGAGCAACCGGGCCACCGACGAGGTCGCCGCCGCGGCCCAGCGGCTCGGCTACCAGCCGCGGATCTCGCCGGTGACCCAGCGCGGCGCCAGCGACCACCAGTCGTTCCAGGAGGTCGGGATCGCCAGCGCGAACTTCTCCTGGCGTGGTGAGGAGTCTCCGGCCCTGCTGGAGCCGCCTTACCACAGCCCGGAGGACACCATCGCGAAGAACATCAGCCTGGAACGGCTCCAGGTGTCGATGGAACTGATCGGCTGCGCCACGTACGCGACGGCCGGACACTGA
- a CDS encoding GNAT family N-acetyltransferase has protein sequence MGDSGVDALIWKEFGGEHLAELTGLAEACLAVDGGLPLFTGSALLRARLLQSRTLGAWHGGDLVAAVSVGTARQPATSTGLVHPDWRGQGVGSRLLSWADEQAGDGDLLLTTESWSSGADALFTARGFARTFTEWVLRHELTDLPEVAHPDGVNTGPVTLGSELFATYRASFADRTGFVEPAAGEWLEELRDDDGYRPDLSLIARGPDGTAVGFLNVIDNWIDQVGVVPAWRGRRVGAHLVATALRSLAADGAREAWLCVNDDNPAAGLYRRLGFRDAGRRARYLHRRG, from the coding sequence ATGGGTGACTCGGGCGTGGACGCGCTGATCTGGAAGGAGTTCGGCGGGGAGCACCTCGCGGAGCTGACCGGTCTGGCCGAGGCGTGCCTGGCCGTCGACGGTGGACTGCCGCTGTTCACCGGCTCCGCGCTGCTGCGGGCCCGGCTGCTCCAGTCCCGTACCCTCGGCGCCTGGCACGGGGGCGATCTGGTCGCGGCCGTGAGCGTCGGTACCGCCCGACAGCCGGCCACCAGCACCGGCCTGGTGCATCCGGACTGGCGCGGACAGGGTGTCGGTAGCCGGCTGCTGAGCTGGGCGGACGAGCAGGCGGGCGACGGCGATCTGCTGCTGACCACCGAGTCGTGGAGTTCGGGCGCGGACGCCCTGTTCACGGCGCGTGGCTTCGCGCGGACCTTCACCGAGTGGGTGCTGCGGCACGAGCTCACCGACCTGCCGGAGGTCGCCCACCCCGACGGCGTGAACACCGGGCCGGTGACGCTCGGCTCCGAGCTGTTCGCGACCTACCGGGCGTCCTTCGCGGACCGGACCGGCTTCGTTGAGCCGGCGGCCGGGGAATGGCTGGAGGAGCTGCGCGACGACGACGGCTACCGGCCGGACCTGTCGCTGATCGCGCGCGGTCCCGACGGTACGGCGGTCGGCTTCCTCAACGTCATCGACAACTGGATCGACCAGGTGGGCGTGGTCCCCGCCTGGCGGGGCCGCCGGGTCGGCGCCCACCTGGTGGCAACCGCGCTGCGGTCGCTGGCCGCCGACGGCGCCCGGGAAGCGTGGCTGTGCGTCAACGACGACAACCCGGCCGCCGGCCTGTACCGGCGGCTCGGCTTTCGCGACGCCGGCCGCCGCGCCCGCTACCTGCACCGCCGGGGGTGA
- a CDS encoding nucleoside deaminase produces the protein MNNDEPRFLRAALRLAASALDAGDPPYGSLLVDAAGNVIAEDRNTTSTDRDITAHPELKLARWAARHLDPAAARATTMYTSCQPCQMCTGAIARSGLGRVVYALSTAQANALRPTELAAPDDADVAYEGPGLFDEARIPVDDYYRAARTRPRRRAGPAPA, from the coding sequence ATGAACAACGACGAACCGCGTTTTCTCCGGGCCGCGCTACGGCTCGCCGCCTCGGCGCTCGACGCCGGCGATCCGCCGTACGGATCACTGCTCGTCGACGCCGCCGGCAATGTGATCGCCGAGGACCGCAACACGACCAGCACCGACCGGGACATCACCGCCCACCCCGAACTGAAGCTCGCCCGGTGGGCGGCCCGACACCTCGATCCGGCCGCAGCCCGGGCCACGACGATGTACACCAGCTGCCAACCGTGCCAGATGTGCACGGGCGCCATCGCCCGTTCCGGACTCGGGCGGGTCGTCTACGCCCTCAGCACCGCGCAGGCGAACGCCCTGAGGCCGACGGAGCTGGCCGCCCCCGACGATGCCGACGTCGCGTACGAGGGGCCCGGACTGTTCGACGAGGCACGCATCCCGGTCGACGACTACTACCGGGCGGCCCGTACCCGGCCACGCCGGCGCGCGGGGCCGGCGCCGGCATGA
- a CDS encoding PhzF family phenazine biosynthesis protein, which produces MTNSPPDRIPFVFLDVFASTPLTGNPVAVVPDADDLTEPTMRAIAREFNQSETTFILRPTLAGATWRLRSFTPIGEEVLGAGHNALGAWLWLADAGRLPADRPSFTQQIGDALLPVDVTGPPRATLVTMRQSTPEFGATVGDAADRAELAAALGLTDADLDTATVPQVVSTGAGHLLVPVTGRDAVDRARPDGPRLAAAVARAGGEGCYVYSRDPVDPTDAVAYARFFNPGMGISEDPATGTAAGPLLARLVADGAVTEGTAVIEQGYRLGRPSRIRVDVTGDRVEISGTGLVVAEGVLRTAPPPGAAE; this is translated from the coding sequence ATGACCAACTCCCCGCCCGACCGGATCCCGTTCGTGTTCCTGGACGTGTTCGCGTCCACACCACTCACCGGCAACCCGGTCGCCGTCGTACCCGACGCGGACGACCTGACCGAGCCGACGATGCGGGCGATCGCCCGGGAGTTCAACCAGTCCGAGACCACCTTCATCCTGCGCCCGACCCTGGCCGGCGCCACCTGGCGCCTACGATCGTTCACCCCGATCGGCGAGGAGGTGCTCGGGGCCGGACACAACGCCCTCGGCGCCTGGCTGTGGCTCGCCGACGCCGGCCGTCTGCCAGCGGACCGCCCGTCGTTCACACAGCAGATCGGCGACGCCCTGCTACCGGTCGACGTGACCGGTCCGCCCCGGGCGACCCTCGTCACGATGCGCCAGTCCACACCAGAATTCGGCGCCACGGTGGGCGACGCCGCCGACCGGGCCGAACTCGCAGCCGCGCTCGGCCTGACCGACGCCGACCTCGACACCGCCACCGTCCCACAGGTGGTGTCGACCGGCGCCGGCCACCTCCTCGTACCGGTGACCGGCCGGGACGCGGTCGACCGGGCACGACCGGACGGACCCCGCCTGGCCGCCGCCGTCGCCCGGGCCGGCGGCGAGGGCTGCTACGTCTACAGCCGCGATCCGGTCGACCCGACCGACGCCGTCGCCTACGCGCGGTTTTTCAACCCGGGAATGGGTATCTCGGAGGATCCGGCGACGGGTACGGCCGCCGGGCCGCTGCTGGCCCGCCTCGTCGCCGACGGAGCCGTGACGGAGGGAACCGCGGTGATCGAGCAGGGCTACCGACTCGGCCGCCCCAGTCGTATTCGGGTCGACGTCACCGGGGACCGGGTCGAGATCAGCGGTACCGGTCTCGTCGTCGCCGAAGGTGTCCTCCGCACCGCACCGCCGCCCGGGGCCGCCGAATGA
- a CDS encoding Lrp/AsnC family transcriptional regulator: protein MAGTDYVMDASDRRLLEALQEDGRASLTDLAGVIHLGVSATRARLRNLEQHGVIAGYTARVDAAVVGYGLRATVRMKVHGARYDTVRQVLDRQPQIVRCLRVTGESCYLMEIVAVDMADLERITSDLARIGSIVTDLVYEVVADRPVPAPVREGRVTDRR from the coding sequence ATGGCCGGCACCGACTACGTCATGGACGCGTCCGACCGGCGACTGCTCGAGGCGTTGCAGGAGGACGGCAGGGCCTCGCTGACCGACCTTGCCGGCGTCATTCATCTGGGTGTTTCGGCAACCCGGGCACGACTGCGTAATCTCGAGCAGCACGGGGTGATCGCCGGCTACACCGCCCGGGTGGACGCCGCAGTGGTCGGGTACGGACTGCGCGCCACCGTCCGGATGAAGGTGCACGGTGCCCGCTACGACACGGTGCGCCAGGTCCTCGACCGGCAGCCGCAGATCGTGCGATGCCTACGCGTCACCGGCGAGTCCTGTTACCTGATGGAGATCGTCGCGGTCGACATGGCCGACCTGGAACGCATCACGAGCGATCTCGCCCGGATCGGCTCGATCGTCACCGATCTCGTCTACGAGGTCGTCGCCGACCGGCCCGTTCCGGCACCCGTGCGTGAGGGCCGGGTCACCGACCGGCGGTGA
- a CDS encoding coiled-coil domain-containing protein, which translates to MSAGPPGSGPGRRPGWRHSLARTLFQGLAAALAVVTLGTPAVATPPEPPPSGHGTDGPQLLRDVLESTNREFVKAKAALEESRVRQLHLTLELSKAEQQYEELTGQVQLVGAQSYREGRLQAAAVMLNSTAPDAFLSRLIMLEELNMVNTRKVRDLSQARSRAQQAKQAIDAEVLQQQRQHAIMGKQKSDAEKELRSLGGASLTANGLVSATSPVARPAPNGGNGNWPPEACNQKDPTTSGCLTRRTLHAYHEVKRAGFDRFVGCFRTGDRWEHPKGRACDWSLQSRGFSPARTTDQRLYGNNLAAFLVRNADLLGIYYVIWYKQIWMPATGWQPYSGDSDHTDHVHMSML; encoded by the coding sequence TTGTCCGCCGGACCACCCGGGTCCGGGCCCGGCCGCAGACCGGGGTGGCGGCACTCGCTCGCCCGTACCCTGTTCCAGGGACTCGCCGCCGCGCTCGCGGTCGTCACCCTCGGCACTCCCGCCGTCGCGACCCCGCCGGAGCCGCCACCGTCGGGGCACGGGACCGACGGCCCGCAGTTGCTGCGGGACGTGCTCGAGTCCACCAACCGCGAGTTCGTCAAAGCGAAGGCCGCCCTCGAGGAATCGCGGGTCCGGCAGCTGCATCTGACTCTCGAGCTGAGCAAGGCCGAGCAGCAGTACGAGGAACTGACCGGGCAGGTGCAGTTGGTGGGCGCGCAGTCCTACCGGGAGGGGCGGCTGCAGGCCGCGGCCGTGATGCTCAACAGCACGGCACCGGACGCCTTCCTGTCGCGCCTCATCATGCTCGAAGAGTTGAACATGGTGAACACGAGGAAGGTCCGTGACCTCAGCCAGGCCAGGTCCCGCGCCCAGCAGGCCAAGCAGGCCATCGACGCCGAGGTCCTCCAGCAGCAGCGGCAGCACGCCATCATGGGCAAGCAGAAGAGTGACGCCGAGAAGGAACTGAGGTCGCTCGGTGGTGCGAGCCTGACCGCCAACGGACTCGTCTCGGCGACCTCGCCGGTTGCCCGCCCCGCCCCGAACGGCGGTAACGGGAACTGGCCGCCCGAGGCCTGCAACCAGAAGGATCCGACGACGTCCGGCTGCCTCACCCGCCGTACCCTGCACGCGTACCACGAGGTCAAGCGGGCCGGCTTCGACCGGTTCGTCGGCTGCTTCCGGACCGGCGACCGCTGGGAGCATCCGAAGGGTCGGGCCTGCGACTGGTCGCTGCAGTCGCGCGGCTTCAGTCCGGCCCGAACGACCGACCAGCGGCTCTACGGCAACAACCTGGCCGCCTTCCTGGTCCGCAACGCCGATCTGCTCGGGATCTACTACGTCATCTGGTACAAGCAGATCTGGATGCCGGCTACCGGCTGGCAGCCGTATTCCGGCGATTCGGACCATACCGACCACGTTCACATGTCTATGTTGTGA